One part of the Asterias amurensis chromosome 11, ASM3211899v1 genome encodes these proteins:
- the LOC139943799 gene encoding uncharacterized protein yields the protein MQNQLLNNSLDPTIKPTKGKENTALMNPPNNNMTDFIEDDENIYYSLKISPSIEKKNNPKRKINNAYDGEQNENFEMVKKKRHRDTKEVLSPKLKSLLQQDDLISRSKKRMKENEVLVAIAREPPRLTYIAPMPAIGFNQFG from the exons ATGCAGAACCAACTCCTGAATAATTCACTAGATCCCACCATAAAACCAACCAAAGGAAAG GAGAACACTGCTTTGATGAATCCTCCTAACAACAACATGACAGACTTCATCGAAGATGATGAAAATATCTATTATAGTTTAAAAATatcgccctctattgaaaag AAAAATAACCCTAAGCGAAAAATAAACAATGCTTATGATGGGGAGCAAAATGAAAACTTTGAAATGGTGAAGAAAAAGAGGCATAGAGACACTAAGGAG GtactttctccaaaactaaagAGTCTTTTACAGCAAGATGATCTTATATCAAGATCAAAGAAGCGAATGAAAGAG AACGAGGTGTTGGTAGCAATAGCAAGAGAGCCACCAAGACTAACATATATCGCACCAATGCCTGCCATAGGCTTTAACCAATTTGGATAG
- the LOC139944487 gene encoding uncharacterized protein gives MKSKTSRVHPSEDQLEVQSEDQPNVQSEDQPDVQSEDQPDVQSQNQNDIQSANQSDKQHEDQREDQQKNQVVVQYVITRPPESYSNIAQTYDNEGADKGPDDEWSLCKCLNLVLQLTKCANRIMSLCSGGGGGDEE, from the exons ATGAAATCCAAGACGAGCCGAGTCCATCCATCAGAGGACCAACTTGAGGTCCAGTCTGAGGACCAACCTAACGTCCAGTCTGAGGACCAACCTGACGTCCAGTCTGAGGACCAACCTGACGTCCAATCTCAGAACCAAAATGACATCCAATCTGCGAACCAATCTGACAAACAACATGAGGACCAAAGGGAGGACCAACAAAAAAACCAAGTTGTGGTTCAATATGTG ATAACCAGACCTCCTGAAAGCTATAGCAACATAGCACAAACATACGACAACGAAGGGGCTGACAAGGGTCCCGATGACGAGTGGAGTCTCTGTAAATGTCTCAATCTAGTTTTGCAACTCACAAAGTGTGCCAACCGAATCATGTCTCTCTGCTCAGGCGGTGGAGGCGGAGACGAAGAATAA